From a single Aestuariibius sp. HNIBRBA575 genomic region:
- a CDS encoding DNA repair protein — protein MSIRALYQTTIRLFQLISVFLILIMGLGAVLYTILSAFGQVPWLTFTAHFGEWHIPEAGQATQIVLTILMVSMVFFLPSNSRIMSLENSHRNFHIKLEDVARAYHICHTADRAGVFSLSSEFDAVRERLAYLRDHPDLERLEPDVLEVAAQMSQQSRELADVYSNDKVTRARAFLQQRQEEAERQQQLIVEALHATTELRKWAQQVELEESVVASQLAQLEDVMDSTLPALGYSFGKDSANIVPIGQKPAAE, from the coding sequence GTGTCTATCAGGGCTCTTTATCAGACCACAATTCGTCTGTTTCAATTGATTTCGGTTTTTCTCATTCTCATCATGGGATTGGGCGCCGTTCTTTACACAATTCTGAGCGCCTTTGGACAGGTTCCCTGGCTGACGTTTACCGCGCATTTTGGCGAATGGCATATCCCAGAAGCCGGCCAGGCCACGCAGATCGTGTTAACCATTTTGATGGTTTCAATGGTGTTTTTCCTGCCATCAAACAGCCGGATCATGTCGCTGGAAAACAGCCATCGCAATTTTCATATCAAACTAGAAGACGTCGCACGCGCCTATCACATCTGCCACACGGCTGACCGCGCTGGGGTTTTCAGCCTCAGTTCCGAATTTGATGCGGTGCGCGAACGTCTGGCCTATTTGCGGGACCATCCAGATTTGGAACGTTTGGAACCTGACGTGTTAGAAGTAGCCGCACAAATGAGCCAGCAAAGCCGCGAATTGGCCGATGTCTATTCCAATGACAAAGTCACACGTGCCCGCGCCTTTTTGCAACAGCGCCAAGAAGAGGCGGAACGCCAGCAGCAACTGATCGTCGAAGCCCTGCATGCCACAACCGAGTTGCGCAAATGGGCGCAGCAAGTTGAGCTGGAAGAAAGCGTCGTTGCCAGCCAATTGGCGCAGCTCGAAGATGTGATGGACAGCACCCTGCCCGCGCTGGGATATTCCTTTGGCAAAGACAGCGCCAACATTGTGCCAATCGGTCAAAAACCCGCCGCGGAATAG
- a CDS encoding paraquat-inducible protein A, with protein sequence MTRILQAANLTLLILFPIAWFAPLLRAGLLPLFGLSEISVISGLQSLWASDVILALLVTGFALFAPYLKTIGLALVHFGLLDGRTLPALNWLGKLAMADIFLIALYIVVAKGVGVGRIETAWGLYLFSACIIASLLISGLTPRRPANQD encoded by the coding sequence ATGACTAGAATATTACAAGCGGCCAATCTGACACTTTTGATTTTGTTTCCAATCGCGTGGTTCGCCCCCCTGTTGCGCGCCGGTTTGTTACCCCTCTTTGGATTGAGCGAAATCAGCGTCATTTCCGGCCTGCAATCCCTATGGGCCAGCGACGTGATTTTGGCCCTGTTGGTCACCGGATTTGCGTTATTTGCCCCCTATCTAAAAACAATCGGTCTGGCCTTGGTGCATTTTGGGCTGCTGGACGGGCGCACTTTGCCTGCATTGAATTGGCTTGGAAAACTGGCCATGGCGGATATCTTCTTGATTGCGCTCTATATTGTTGTGGCCAAAGGCGTCGGAGTTGGCCGGATTGAAACGGCTTGGGGGCTGTATTTGTTTAGCGCCTGTATCATCGCATCTTTGTTGATTTCTGGGCTGACTCCGCGCAGGCCCGCTAATCAGGACTAG
- the radA gene encoding DNA repair protein RadA — translation MAKASTKSAHFTCQSCGATSTKWSGRCESCKEWNTIVEEKPLSDGPKSSKAMGGIRGKHLELTDLATKQAAPTRTTAGVDELDRVLGGGLVAASALLVGGDPGIGKSTLLLQAAARFARNGLKVIYISGEESTNQVQMRAERLGLTESPVLLASESNLRDILTTLDNESPDLVIIDSIQTMWLDTVEAAPGSVSQVRSAAHELTTFAKRNHIAVIMVGHVTKDGQIAGPRVIEHMVDTVLYFEGERGHQFRLLRAVKNRFGPADEIGVFEMTSKGLAEVKNPSALFLADRGKPTPGSVVFAGIEGSRPVLCELQALVAPSPTPNARRSVVGWDGGRLAMILAVLESRCGVPFTGLDVYLNVAGGMRINETGADLAVAAALISAREDAALPSDCVIFGEISLSGALRPVAQTENRLKEAQKLGFTTAICPQQKKRGGDAGLDLKQMTDLPEFVEQIFGARDVSGA, via the coding sequence ATGGCCAAAGCATCCACAAAATCCGCTCATTTTACCTGTCAATCCTGCGGTGCAACCAGCACCAAATGGTCTGGCCGCTGCGAATCGTGCAAAGAATGGAACACCATTGTAGAGGAAAAGCCCCTGTCGGATGGGCCTAAATCCTCCAAAGCAATGGGCGGCATCCGGGGCAAACATCTGGAACTGACCGATCTGGCAACCAAACAGGCTGCGCCGACCCGCACAACGGCGGGCGTGGACGAATTGGACCGGGTATTGGGCGGTGGCCTGGTGGCTGCTTCTGCGCTGTTGGTGGGGGGCGATCCGGGGATCGGGAAATCCACATTGCTGTTGCAAGCCGCCGCGCGATTTGCCCGTAACGGGTTGAAAGTCATTTATATTTCCGGCGAAGAAAGCACAAATCAGGTGCAAATGCGCGCCGAACGGCTGGGCCTAACCGAAAGCCCGGTCCTGTTGGCCAGCGAAAGCAATCTGCGCGACATCCTAACGACGCTAGACAACGAATCCCCTGATTTGGTCATCATCGACTCGATCCAGACCATGTGGCTGGACACGGTTGAGGCGGCTCCGGGATCGGTCAGTCAGGTGCGATCTGCCGCCCATGAATTGACGACCTTTGCCAAACGCAACCACATCGCGGTGATCATGGTGGGCCACGTGACCAAAGACGGTCAAATCGCGGGGCCACGGGTGATCGAACATATGGTTGATACCGTGCTTTATTTCGAAGGCGAACGCGGCCATCAATTCCGCCTGTTGCGCGCTGTGAAAAACCGGTTTGGCCCTGCGGATGAAATCGGCGTGTTTGAAATGACCAGCAAAGGTCTGGCCGAGGTCAAAAACCCATCTGCACTGTTTCTGGCGGATCGTGGCAAACCAACACCCGGATCGGTTGTCTTTGCCGGGATCGAAGGGTCGCGCCCGGTTTTGTGCGAATTGCAGGCGCTGGTGGCCCCGTCCCCGACCCCCAATGCGCGGCGGTCAGTGGTTGGCTGGGATGGCGGCCGCTTGGCGATGATTCTGGCCGTGCTCGAATCCCGGTGCGGCGTGCCGTTTACCGGTCTGGATGTCTATCTGAACGTTGCAGGCGGCATGCGGATCAACGAAACCGGCGCTGATCTGGCGGTGGCGGCGGCGCTGATTTCTGCGCGCGAAGATGCCGCTTTGCCGTCAGATTGTGTCATTTTCGGCGAAATCAGCCTGTCAGGTGCCCTGCGACCGGTCGCACAAACCGAAAACCGGTTGAAAGAAGCCCAAAAACTTGGTTTCACAACAGCAATATGTCCCCAACAGAAAAAACGGGGCGGCGACGCTGGGCTGGATCTGAAACAAATGACGGATTTGCCCGAATTCGTAGAACAAATTTTTGGCGCGCGCGACGTGTCTGGTGCGTAA
- a CDS encoding CvpA family protein: MEGFTYIDGIVAVVIVLSALLAYSRGLVREAMAIAGWIGATILAFIFADQVQPLVRQIPAIGSFIGDSCELSIIAAFAAVFAVSLVVVSIFTPLFASVIQRSALGGLDQGLGFLFGVLRGILLVAVAFFVYNTVLSAQSFPPVEDSRSAQVFSRMTGQLEERNPDEALGWITKQYEQLVGGCSETGQAVTGETAPSADQ; encoded by the coding sequence ATGGAAGGTTTCACCTATATCGACGGCATTGTTGCCGTGGTCATTGTTCTGTCAGCGTTGCTGGCCTATTCGCGCGGTTTGGTGCGCGAAGCCATGGCGATCGCTGGCTGGATCGGCGCAACCATTCTGGCATTCATCTTTGCCGATCAGGTTCAACCTTTGGTGCGCCAAATCCCGGCCATCGGATCCTTCATCGGTGATTCGTGTGAATTGTCGATCATCGCCGCCTTTGCCGCCGTGTTTGCGGTTTCCCTGGTGGTCGTGTCGATCTTTACCCCGCTCTTTGCGTCGGTGATCCAACGTTCCGCTTTGGGTGGCTTGGATCAGGGGCTTGGTTTCTTGTTTGGGGTGCTGCGTGGCATCTTGTTGGTGGCGGTCGCGTTCTTTGTCTACAACACCGTCCTGTCTGCTCAATCGTTCCCCCCCGTCGAAGACAGCCGTTCTGCACAGGTATTTTCCCGTATGACTGGCCAATTAGAAGAGCGGAACCCAGACGAAGCACTGGGTTGGATTACCAAGCAATACGAACAATTGGTTGGCGGTTGCAGCGAAACAGGCCAAGCCGTCACAGGCGAAACAGCACCAAGCGCGGATCAATAA
- the purF gene encoding amidophosphoribosyltransferase — MPPAHPFDDDKLKEECGVFGVIGVSDAANFLALGLHALQHRGQEAGGIVTHDPETGFNSVRRFGYVRDNFTDQDTMKMLPGPLGIGHVRYSTAGSKGQTAIRDVQPFFGEFSMGGAAIAHNGNITNADALRRELIERGSIFQSSSDSECIIHLMARSLQRNIPERMEDALRRVEGAFSVVAMTRTKLMGVRDPLGVRPLVLGKIGDGYALSSETCALDIIGAEFIREIEPGEMVVITDKGVESHFPFRRRKSRFCIFEHVYFSRPDSILGGRSVYETRENIGRELAKESPVEADLVCPVPDSGTPAAIGFSLESGIPYAMGIIRNQYMGRTFIEPTESIRNMGVRLKLNVNRALIKDKRIILVDDSVVRGTTSRKIKEMILDAGAKEVHFRIASPPTAWPCFYGVDTPQREKLLAATMTEEEMRQHLAVDSLKFISLDGLYRAVGEANGRDPKAPKYCDACFSGEYPVAPSDMIDKGFELKAAE, encoded by the coding sequence ATGCCCCCCGCCCATCCGTTTGATGATGATAAGTTAAAAGAGGAATGTGGCGTCTTTGGCGTCATCGGCGTTTCAGACGCTGCCAATTTCCTTGCGTTGGGGCTGCATGCCCTACAGCATCGGGGCCAAGAGGCCGGCGGCATTGTTACCCACGATCCCGAAACCGGGTTCAATTCGGTCCGCCGCTTTGGCTATGTCCGCGATAATTTCACCGACCAAGACACGATGAAAATGCTGCCCGGCCCGCTTGGGATTGGCCATGTGCGCTATTCCACCGCCGGGTCCAAAGGCCAAACCGCGATCCGCGATGTGCAGCCGTTTTTTGGCGAATTTTCCATGGGGGGGGCGGCGATCGCCCATAATGGCAATATCACCAATGCCGATGCCCTGCGCCGCGAATTGATTGAACGCGGATCAATTTTTCAAAGCTCATCTGACAGTGAATGCATCATTCACCTGATGGCGCGGTCTCTGCAGCGCAACATACCCGAACGTATGGAAGACGCCCTGCGCCGTGTCGAAGGCGCCTTTTCCGTGGTCGCCATGACCCGGACCAAATTGATGGGTGTGCGGGACCCGCTGGGGGTTCGCCCACTGGTACTGGGTAAAATCGGCGATGGTTACGCGCTGAGTTCTGAAACATGTGCGCTGGATATCATCGGCGCTGAGTTCATCCGTGAAATTGAACCGGGCGAAATGGTGGTCATTACGGATAAAGGCGTCGAAAGCCATTTCCCATTCCGCCGTCGCAAATCTCGGTTCTGTATCTTTGAACATGTGTATTTCTCGCGACCTGATTCCATCCTTGGTGGTCGGTCTGTGTATGAAACTCGCGAAAATATCGGACGCGAATTGGCCAAAGAATCCCCCGTTGAGGCGGATTTGGTTTGCCCCGTGCCCGATTCCGGCACCCCGGCCGCGATTGGCTTTTCCCTAGAAAGCGGCATCCCCTATGCAATGGGTATCATCCGCAACCAATATATGGGCCGCACATTTATTGAACCCACCGAAAGCATCCGCAACATGGGTGTGCGCCTGAAGCTGAACGTGAACCGGGCGCTGATCAAAGACAAACGTATCATTCTGGTGGATGATTCCGTTGTACGTGGCACCACATCGCGTAAAATCAAGGAAATGATCCTGGATGCGGGCGCCAAAGAAGTGCATTTCCGCATTGCGTCGCCCCCCACGGCTTGGCCCTGTTTTTATGGGGTCGATACGCCACAACGCGAAAAACTGTTGGCCGCGACCATGACCGAAGAAGAAATGCGTCAGCATTTGGCAGTGGATAGTTTGAAATTCATCTCGCTTGATGGGCTTTACCGCGCGGTTGGCGAAGCAAATGGACGCGATCCCAAGGCGCCGAAATATTGCGACGCCTGTTTCTCGGGTGAATATCCCGTTGCCCCCTCTGACATGATCGACAAAGGGTTCGAACTCAAAGCAGCGGAATAG
- a CDS encoding SDR family NAD(P)-dependent oxidoreductase, with amino-acid sequence MTDPVSKVALVTGASRGLGAALAEALAPDYHVVAVARTIGALEELDDRIQAKGGEATLAPMDISTDAAMQQLCRSIFDRWGAVSLWVHTAIHAAPLSPAGDISAKDMDRSIATNMTATARLISYVAPLLGTDGRAVFFDDTHAGEAYFGAYGATKVAQLALARSWQAETVRTGPQVKIVAPQPMATGMRARFHPGEPRDGMADIHAEAARLLPEIIG; translated from the coding sequence ATGACTGATCCTGTTTCCAAAGTTGCGCTGGTCACCGGCGCGTCCCGCGGTCTTGGTGCTGCGCTCGCCGAGGCGCTAGCGCCCGACTATCACGTTGTGGCCGTGGCCCGAACCATTGGCGCTCTTGAGGAATTGGATGACCGTATCCAAGCCAAAGGTGGCGAAGCCACCCTCGCCCCGATGGATATCTCAACGGATGCAGCGATGCAGCAATTATGCCGGTCAATTTTTGATCGCTGGGGCGCGGTTTCGCTCTGGGTTCACACCGCCATTCATGCCGCCCCCCTGTCCCCAGCCGGTGACATTTCGGCCAAAGATATGGACCGATCCATCGCTACAAACATGACGGCAACGGCCCGGTTGATTTCTTATGTCGCGCCTTTACTGGGCACGGATGGGCGGGCTGTTTTCTTTGATGATACCCATGCCGGAGAGGCGTATTTCGGCGCTTATGGCGCCACAAAGGTTGCCCAATTGGCATTGGCGCGCAGCTGGCAGGCCGAAACGGTGCGCACTGGACCACAGGTGAAAATCGTCGCGCCACAGCCGATGGCGACGGGGATGCGGGCACGGTTCCATCCCGGTGAACCACGCGATGGTATGGCCGATATTCACGCCGAAGCTGCGCGTCTATTGCCTGAAATTATTGGTTAA
- a CDS encoding TetR/AcrR family transcriptional regulator yields the protein MTQSTATKSLNKADWISAGFRALAKGGPSAIKVEPIAREIGATKGSFYWHFKDLKALKSDMLAFWKSQATDAIIAGLDQIPPGHGRLSALIEAASYVSEEHGGYVAETAIRDWARFDTEAEVAVANVDANRIAFLEEELRLMGPNAAQKARLFYAAHIGLEQLAAAGGGSGREERLILLDLM from the coding sequence ATGACTCAGTCCACGGCCACAAAATCTCTAAACAAAGCTGATTGGATCAGCGCTGGATTCCGAGCATTGGCCAAAGGCGGGCCATCTGCGATCAAAGTGGAACCAATTGCCCGGGAAATAGGTGCAACAAAGGGGTCATTTTATTGGCATTTCAAGGATTTAAAGGCCCTAAAATCCGATATGCTCGCGTTTTGGAAATCCCAGGCCACTGATGCGATCATTGCAGGTCTGGACCAAATTCCACCGGGGCATGGCCGGCTGAGCGCACTGATCGAGGCCGCGTCTTATGTGTCAGAGGAACATGGTGGTTATGTCGCAGAAACGGCAATTCGGGATTGGGCGCGGTTTGACACCGAAGCCGAAGTGGCCGTCGCCAATGTCGATGCAAACCGGATCGCATTCCTAGAAGAGGAGTTGCGGTTGATGGGGCCAAACGCTGCGCAAAAGGCGCGTTTGTTTTACGCCGCACATATCGGATTGGAACAACTGGCCGCCGCAGGCGGGGGCAGTGGTCGAGAAGAGCGATTGATTTTGTTGGATCTGATGTGA
- the surE gene encoding 5'/3'-nucleotidase SurE, whose translation MRILVTNDDGINAPGLKVLEHIAQDIAGPDGEVWVVAPAFEQSGVGHCISYAHPFMIAKLGDRRYAAEGSPADCVLAGLHDVMKDTQPDLILSGVNKGNNSAENVLYSGTLGAAMEAALQGLPAIALSQYFGPDNAKLDDPFEATAGHGAHVVRTLLAQGKWDLDQDYRLFYNVNFPPKPAKDVKGIKVVPQGRRPNTNFALEPQTSPSGRRFLWIKGGNQHVEVKPETDVGANHDGFISVTPLRADLTAYDTLNSLQEAFA comes from the coding sequence ATGCGTATTCTGGTCACCAATGACGACGGCATCAACGCGCCGGGTCTAAAGGTTTTGGAACATATCGCACAGGACATCGCCGGACCTGACGGCGAAGTTTGGGTTGTGGCACCCGCATTTGAGCAATCAGGTGTTGGCCATTGCATCAGCTATGCCCACCCTTTCATGATCGCGAAACTGGGCGATCGTCGCTATGCCGCCGAAGGGTCCCCCGCTGATTGCGTGCTGGCCGGATTGCATGACGTCATGAAAGACACCCAACCAGATTTGATCCTTTCCGGGGTCAACAAGGGCAATAATTCAGCCGAAAATGTACTTTATTCCGGGACTTTGGGAGCCGCGATGGAGGCCGCATTGCAGGGCTTACCTGCCATTGCCCTGTCACAATATTTTGGACCGGATAATGCGAAACTGGACGACCCATTTGAAGCGACCGCAGGCCATGGTGCACATGTCGTGCGCACGCTTTTAGCGCAAGGAAAGTGGGATTTGGATCAGGATTATCGCCTGTTTTATAACGTCAATTTTCCGCCAAAACCTGCCAAAGATGTCAAAGGCATCAAAGTTGTCCCCCAAGGGCGGCGCCCGAACACCAACTTCGCACTTGAACCCCAAACCAGCCCGTCGGGACGGCGTTTTTTGTGGATTAAGGGTGGCAACCAACATGTTGAAGTTAAACCCGAAACAGATGTTGGGGCCAATCACGACGGGTTCATCTCTGTCACGCCTTTGCGGGCCGATTTAACCGCATATGACACCCTGAATTCCCTGCAAGAGGCGTTTGCGTGA
- a CDS encoding protein-L-isoaspartate(D-aspartate) O-methyltransferase, producing the protein MQFLFALRSKGITDTRVLTAMEQIDRAPFVKGIFADRAYEDMPLPIACGQTISQPSVVGLMTQALDVSRRDKVLEVGTGSGYQAAILSKLARRVYTVDRHKRLVREAQANFDALDLANITSMTADGSFGLPDQAPFDRILVTAAAEDPPGPLLAQMRIGGIMVLPVGQSDHVQSLIRVTRHETGFDYEELRPVRFVPLVEGLGSE; encoded by the coding sequence ATGCAATTTTTGTTTGCCCTTAGATCAAAGGGCATAACCGATACGCGCGTTTTAACGGCGATGGAACAGATTGATCGCGCGCCCTTTGTCAAAGGCATCTTTGCGGATCGCGCCTACGAAGACATGCCCCTGCCGATTGCTTGTGGGCAAACGATCAGTCAGCCCAGTGTGGTTGGCCTGATGACCCAAGCGCTGGACGTTTCGCGACGTGACAAAGTGCTCGAGGTGGGAACCGGGTCTGGGTATCAGGCCGCGATCCTGTCGAAACTGGCCCGGCGCGTTTATACGGTGGACCGCCACAAACGTCTGGTGCGCGAAGCGCAGGCCAATTTTGACGCGTTGGATTTGGCCAATATCACATCCATGACCGCGGATGGGTCGTTTGGTCTGCCTGATCAGGCCCCATTTGATCGCATCCTTGTCACCGCCGCCGCCGAAGACCCGCCCGGGCCGCTCTTGGCGCAAATGCGGATCGGGGGTATCATGGTGTTGCCCGTGGGCCAATCGGATCACGTCCAAAGCTTGATCCGGGTTACACGGCACGAAACAGGTTTTGACTACGAAGAATTACGACCGGTACGCTTTGTCCCTCTTGTCGAAGGGCTGGGATCAGAGTAA
- a CDS encoding peptidoglycan DD-metalloendopeptidase family protein, whose amino-acid sequence MVMHSHLRVALLAGASAIVLAGCDSSLDLDFRGLANGLDTSEAATNVTSRPRPDARGVITYSDYQVVVARRNDTVRIIADRLGINAQELANYNGLDADVPLRRDEIVALPARVGVAVPTGTIAQPDAIDVTDLASSAIDRADAANPAGVAGPVQSGTIAPTSSGTAEPIRHQVQRGETIYTLSRAYGVPVRGIARWNGLGPDLAIREGQYLLIPVPGAADPVTPTVTPSSAETTVTEPGIGSVTPTPPSAQTPLPDEAPSVTAPLATPTAPIATPEVPDLGSEQTETRNDARLRRPVEGPIIRAYSRGRNDGIDIGVAAGTPVRAAASGTVAAVTSNTDGASIVVIRHSDGLLTVYVNLEDLSVEKNDTVSAGEVIAKIPAGDPSFLHFEVRNGLESVDPTGYLP is encoded by the coding sequence ATGGTTATGCACTCTCATTTACGTGTGGCGCTGTTGGCTGGCGCATCGGCAATTGTCTTGGCGGGCTGTGATTCCTCCTTGGATTTGGATTTCCGGGGATTGGCCAACGGTCTGGACACATCCGAAGCCGCCACAAATGTCACCAGCCGCCCACGCCCCGATGCGCGCGGCGTGATTACCTATTCGGACTACCAAGTTGTGGTTGCCCGGCGCAATGACACGGTGCGTATCATCGCGGATCGGCTTGGGATCAATGCGCAGGAACTTGCCAATTACAACGGGTTAGACGCGGATGTCCCGCTGCGGCGGGATGAAATTGTCGCGCTGCCTGCCCGCGTTGGTGTTGCCGTTCCTACCGGTACAATTGCGCAGCCGGATGCCATTGACGTGACCGATTTGGCCTCTAGTGCCATTGATCGGGCGGATGCTGCCAATCCCGCCGGTGTCGCAGGTCCGGTGCAATCCGGCACCATCGCGCCGACCAGTTCTGGCACGGCTGAACCGATCCGGCATCAGGTTCAACGCGGTGAAACGATTTACACCCTGTCACGCGCCTATGGTGTTCCGGTGCGCGGCATTGCCCGCTGGAATGGGCTTGGGCCAGATTTAGCGATCCGCGAGGGTCAATATCTGTTGATCCCCGTTCCCGGCGCGGCTGATCCTGTGACGCCTACAGTGACGCCCTCATCCGCAGAAACAACTGTGACCGAACCGGGCATCGGCAGCGTCACCCCAACCCCGCCAAGCGCGCAAACGCCCCTGCCCGACGAAGCCCCAAGCGTCACAGCACCATTGGCCACCCCAACCGCGCCGATTGCCACACCAGAAGTGCCCGATTTGGGCAGTGAGCAAACCGAAACGCGGAACGATGCCCGACTGCGCCGCCCGGTTGAGGGCCCCATTATTCGGGCCTATTCACGTGGGCGCAATGACGGGATCGACATTGGCGTTGCGGCAGGCACCCCCGTTCGTGCGGCAGCGTCTGGAACCGTGGCTGCGGTTACATCCAACACAGATGGCGCATCAATTGTCGTGATCCGACATTCCGATGGGTTGCTCACGGTTTATGTGAACCTCGAAGATTTGAGCGTTGAGAAAAACGACACGGTCAGCGCCGGTGAAGTGATCGCAAAAATCCCAGCCGGCGATCCCAGCTTTTTGCATTTCGAAGTCCGCAATGGATTGGAAAGTGTCGACCCGACTGGATATCTTCCATAA
- a CDS encoding ATP-binding protein, with amino-acid sequence MTKKTLKRIAEALERMAPAPLAAPDFDAAPAFVWHSDPDRLEPVHQVNRVDVDLLIGVNRSRDTLMANTEQFARGLPANNALLWGARGMGKSSLVKAVHGKLNPDYPQLKVVEIQREDLPSIGRCLTMLRGAKERFVLFCDDLSFTNDDAHYKSLKAVLDGGIEGRPDNVVLYATSNRRHLMPRDMIENERSSAISPSEAVEEKVSLSDRFGLWLGFHPCDQDEYLAMIRGYCDAYGVEIDDATLRAEAIEWQATRGSRSGRVAWQYFTDLAGRRGKVIA; translated from the coding sequence GTGACGAAAAAGACCTTGAAACGCATTGCAGAGGCGCTGGAGCGGATGGCTCCGGCGCCTTTGGCCGCGCCTGACTTTGATGCGGCGCCAGCCTTTGTTTGGCATTCTGATCCGGACCGGTTGGAACCTGTGCATCAGGTGAACCGCGTTGATGTGGATCTGTTGATTGGAGTGAACCGATCGCGTGACACTTTGATGGCCAATACCGAACAATTTGCCCGTGGGTTGCCTGCAAATAACGCCTTGCTATGGGGCGCACGTGGGATGGGAAAATCCAGCCTTGTCAAGGCGGTGCACGGCAAACTTAATCCGGATTACCCACAGTTAAAGGTCGTCGAAATTCAACGCGAAGACCTGCCAAGCATTGGTCGATGCCTGACCATGCTGCGCGGTGCCAAAGAACGGTTTGTGCTGTTTTGTGATGATTTGTCTTTCACCAATGACGATGCGCATTACAAATCATTAAAGGCGGTTTTGGATGGCGGCATAGAAGGGCGGCCCGATAATGTGGTGCTGTATGCGACATCCAACCGGCGGCATTTGATGCCCCGCGACATGATCGAAAACGAACGATCCAGTGCGATCAGCCCCTCAGAAGCGGTCGAAGAAAAAGTGTCATTGTCAGATCGATTTGGATTGTGGCTTGGCTTTCATCCCTGTGATCAGGACGAATATCTGGCAATGATCCGGGGGTATTGCGACGCTTACGGGGTCGAAATTGACGACGCAACTTTGCGCGCAGAAGCCATTGAATGGCAGGCCACACGTGGGTCACGATCCGGTCGGGTGGCTTGGCAATATTTCACAGATTTGGCTGGGCGGCGCGGCAAGGTGATTGCCTAA
- the tatC gene encoding twin-arginine translocase subunit TatC, which produces MTQTDDVEDSTAPLIEHLAELRTRLIRAVLAFLIGMVLCFSFGSAILDFLLVPIEKTMRALGDPNPVMQYTAPQEYFFTLVRISMVFGLGLSFPFIANQLWRFVAPGLYKNEKSAFLPFLIASPLLFILGASFAHYVVTPLAMQFFLGFADAASILSTLIVGDEVGEAKQGIAIVFNGKVNETLDITLKLIVAFGLCFQLPVLLTLMGKAGLVSAVGLRNVRKYAIVGILVLAALVTPPDVITQAILFVVVYGLYEISIQLVARVERQREARMRADGTWFEDDEDLYDEDHEEPQA; this is translated from the coding sequence ATGACCCAAACAGACGACGTCGAAGACAGCACCGCGCCGTTGATCGAACATCTGGCCGAACTGCGCACCCGACTGATCCGGGCCGTTTTGGCGTTTTTGATCGGGATGGTTTTGTGCTTTTCGTTTGGCAGCGCGATCCTCGACTTTCTTCTGGTGCCAATTGAAAAGACCATGCGCGCTTTGGGTGATCCGAACCCGGTGATGCAATATACTGCGCCGCAGGAATACTTTTTCACCTTGGTGCGGATTTCGATGGTGTTTGGGCTTGGCCTGTCTTTTCCGTTTATCGCCAATCAGTTATGGCGTTTCGTAGCTCCGGGATTGTACAAAAACGAAAAAAGCGCGTTTTTACCGTTTTTGATCGCGTCACCCTTGTTGTTCATCCTTGGCGCGTCCTTTGCGCATTACGTGGTCACGCCCTTGGCCATGCAGTTTTTCCTTGGATTTGCTGATGCTGCATCCATCCTTTCGACGCTGATCGTAGGGGATGAGGTCGGCGAAGCCAAACAAGGCATCGCGATTGTATTCAACGGCAAGGTCAACGAAACTCTTGATATCACGTTGAAATTGATCGTCGCCTTTGGTCTGTGTTTCCAATTGCCGGTCCTGTTGACCCTGATGGGCAAGGCGGGGCTGGTCAGTGCAGTTGGCCTGCGCAATGTGCGTAAATATGCGATCGTGGGCATTCTGGTTTTGGCCGCGTTGGTCACGCCCCCTGATGTGATCACCCAAGCGATCCTGTTTGTTGTGGTCTATGGATTGTACGAAATTTCGATCCAACTGGTCGCCCGCGTGGAGCGTCAACGCGAAGCTAGAATGCGCGCGGATGGGACCTGGTTCGAAGATGATGAAGATCTATATGATGAAGATCACGAGGAACCCCAAGCGTGA